A genomic window from Peromyscus maniculatus bairdii isolate BWxNUB_F1_BW_parent chromosome 1, HU_Pman_BW_mat_3.1, whole genome shotgun sequence includes:
- the LOC143274257 gene encoding vomeronasal type-1 receptor 4-like, with protein sequence MISRDIAVGIFFTSQTALGMLGNSALLCCFIIVDISGIRAKPTDLIVKHLTWANFIVLCKGIPQTIATFSQTYYLDYVSCKLALYFHRVARGMSLGSTSLLSVLQAITISPNSKWSQLKVRAPRIVGPSMALCWALQLLRYGSIPVYTTDIWGARNVSGLKDYGYCAVVSRGRLIETIFVILFSFYDIIFLGLMILASGYMVFILLKHKQRVQHIHRTLSPRSSPETRATQSILTLVCCFVFFHVTSIVFTYYLSVLEGTSRWLFNTSVAMTACFPTVCPFLLIRQHTSVFRVCCSCSHQTSHCTCTVREL encoded by the coding sequence ATGATTTCCAGAGATATAGCTGTGGGCATCTTCTTCACATCTCAGACTGCACTGGGAATGCTGGGAAACTCAGCCTTGCTTTGTTGTTTTATCATTGTTGACATCTCTGGAATCAGGGCAAAGCCCACAGACCTGATTGTCAAACACCTGACCTGGGCCAACTTCATTGTTCTCTGCAAAGGAATCCCACAGACCATTGCTACTTTTAGTCAGACTTACTATCTAGATTATGTTTCATGTAAACTTGCCTTATATTTTCATAGAGTTGCCAGAGGAATGTCCCTGGGCTCCACATCCCTGCTGAGTGTCCTTCAGGCCATCACCATCAGCCCTAATTCCAAGTGGTCCCAGCTCAAGGTCAGAGCCCCCAGGATCGTTGGCCCTTCAATGGCCCTGTGTTGGGCCCTCCAACTTTTGAGATATGGTTCCATTCCTGTGTACACAACTGACATATGGGGTGCAAGAAATGTTAGTGGGTTAAAAGATTATGGATACTGTGCAGTTGTGAGTCGTGGGAGACTAATAGAGACAATATTTGTAATCCTATTTTCATTCTATGATATAATCTTTTTGGGACTTATGATTTTGGCAAGTGGCTACATGGTGTTCATCCTGCTCAAACATAAGCAGAGGGTGCAACACATCCACAGAACCCTGTCTCCTAGGTCATCTCCTGAGACCAGAGCCACCCAAAGCATCCTCACCCTAGTGTGCTGCTTTGTGTTCTTCCATGTAACCTCTATTGTCTTTACATATTATCTGTCTGTCCTTGAAGGAACCAGTAGGTGGCTGTTCAACACCAGTGTAGCCATGACTGCATGCTTCCCAACAGTGTGCCCTTTTCTGCTCATCAGACAGCACAcctctgttttcagggtctgctGTTCTTGTTCTCATCAGACAAGTCACTGTACTTGTACAGTCAGAGAGCTCTAA